One window from the genome of Pseudomonas sp. L5B5 encodes:
- the ampD gene encoding 1,6-anhydro-N-acetylmuramyl-L-alanine amidase AmpD, which yields MRLDPATGWCHGVRHCPSPNFNERPAGEISLLVIHNISLPPGQFGTGKVQEFFQNRLDVTEHPYFAGIADLRVSAHFLIERDGAVTQFVSCLDRAWHAGVSSFEGRETCNDFSLGIELEGTDELPFTGAQYQALSLLTEQLQAAFGAITPQRICGHSDIAPGRKTDPGQAFDWARYRAALEKGEGQ from the coding sequence ATGCGGCTGGACCCTGCCACGGGTTGGTGTCATGGCGTACGTCACTGTCCGTCACCCAATTTCAATGAGCGCCCGGCGGGCGAGATCTCCCTGCTGGTGATCCATAACATCAGCCTGCCGCCGGGTCAGTTCGGCACCGGCAAGGTGCAGGAATTCTTCCAGAATCGCCTTGATGTCACAGAACATCCCTACTTTGCCGGGATCGCCGACTTGCGCGTGTCTGCGCATTTTCTGATCGAACGTGACGGTGCGGTCACCCAGTTTGTCTCCTGTCTGGACCGGGCCTGGCATGCCGGTGTGTCGAGTTTCGAAGGGCGCGAGACCTGCAACGACTTTTCCCTGGGGATCGAACTGGAAGGCACCGATGAGTTGCCCTTCACAGGCGCCCAGTACCAGGCGTTGAGTCTCTTGACCGAACAACTGCAGGCGGCATTTGGTGCCATCACGCCACAACGGATCTGTGGCCATAGCGACATCGCACCCGGGCGCAAGACCGACCCGGGCCAGGCTTTTGACTGGGCACGCTATCGTGCCGCCTTGGAGAAGGGGGAAGGACAATGA
- the ptsP gene encoding phosphoenolpyruvate--protein phosphotransferase, translating to MLELTVEQISMGQTAVDKSAALHLLADKLVADGLVAAGYLTGLEHREAQGSTFLGQGIAIPHGTPQTRDQVFATGVRLLQFPEGVDWGDGQIVYLAIGIAAKSDEHLRLLQLLTRALGETDLGQALRRASSPQALLKLLQGAPQELALDAQMISLGVAAEDFEELVWRGARLLRQAECVSNGFAAVLQQVEALPLGDGLWWLHSEQTVLRPGLAFVTPDKPIRYLGQPLSGLFCLASLGEAHQALLERLCTLLIDGRGQELWRATSTRAVLEVLGGELPADWPSARIALANVHGLHARPAKELAQLAKGFEGEIRIRLADGKEPAVSLKSLSKLLSLGARRGQVLELIAEPSIAAQALPVLLAAIEQGLGEEVEPLPTVAAHVDVSQEIAAPLSAPTSGSLIQAVAAAPGIAIGPAHVQVQQSIDYPLRGESAAIERQRLQRALGEVREDIQGLIQRSQAKAIREIFITHLEMLDDPELVDEVDTRLKQGESAEAAWMSVIEGAARQQEALQDALLAERAADLRDIGRRVLAQLCGLAAPVEPEQPYILVMDEVGPSDVARLDPARVAGILTARGGATAHSAIVARALGIPALVGAGAGVLLIASGTALLLDGQRGRLHVDPDPATLQRAVQERDSREQRLKAAAEQRHLPAQTRDGHAVEVFANIGASAEVAAAVENGAEGIGLLRTELIFMAHPQAPDEATQEAEYRRVLDGLGGRPLVVRTLDVGGDKPLPYWPIAQEENPFLGVRGIRLTLQRPQIMEAQLRALLRSADDRPLRIMFPMVGSVEEWRQARDMTERLRREIPVADLQLGIMIEVPSAALLAPVLAKEVDFFSVGTNDLTQYTLAIDRGHPTLSAQADGLHPAVLQLIDITVRAAHAHGKWVGVCGELAADPLAVPVLVGLGVDELSVSGRSIAEVKARVRELGLAQARTLAQQALAVGSANDVRALVEAM from the coding sequence ATGCTCGAACTCACCGTAGAGCAGATATCCATGGGCCAGACGGCTGTGGACAAGTCCGCAGCGCTGCACCTGCTGGCCGACAAACTGGTGGCTGACGGCCTGGTGGCCGCGGGTTACCTGACCGGCCTCGAACATCGCGAGGCCCAGGGCTCGACCTTCCTTGGCCAAGGTATCGCCATCCCCCACGGCACCCCGCAAACCCGCGACCAGGTCTTTGCCACCGGCGTGCGCCTGCTGCAGTTTCCCGAAGGCGTGGACTGGGGCGACGGGCAGATCGTCTACCTGGCCATCGGCATCGCCGCCAAGTCCGACGAGCACCTGCGCCTGCTGCAATTGCTGACCCGCGCCCTGGGCGAGACCGACCTGGGCCAGGCCCTGCGCCGCGCCAGTTCGCCGCAGGCCCTGCTCAAGCTGCTGCAAGGCGCGCCCCAGGAGCTGGCGCTGGATGCACAGATGATCAGCCTTGGGGTGGCGGCCGAAGATTTCGAAGAACTGGTGTGGCGCGGTGCGCGCTTGTTGCGCCAGGCCGAGTGCGTGAGCAACGGCTTTGCCGCCGTGCTGCAGCAGGTCGAGGCGCTGCCCCTGGGGGATGGCCTGTGGTGGCTGCACAGTGAACAGACCGTGTTGCGCCCGGGCCTGGCCTTCGTCACCCCGGACAAACCCATCCGTTACCTGGGCCAGCCGCTGAGCGGCCTGTTCTGCCTGGCCAGCCTCGGTGAAGCCCACCAGGCCCTGCTCGAACGCTTGTGCACGCTGCTGATCGACGGTCGTGGCCAGGAGTTGTGGCGCGCTACCAGCACCCGCGCGGTGCTCGAAGTCCTGGGCGGCGAGTTGCCGGCGGACTGGCCCAGTGCCCGCATTGCCCTGGCCAACGTCCATGGCTTGCACGCCCGTCCGGCCAAGGAGCTGGCGCAACTGGCCAAGGGGTTCGAGGGCGAGATCCGCATTCGTCTCGCCGACGGCAAGGAACCGGCAGTCTCGCTGAAGAGCCTGAGCAAGCTGCTCAGCCTCGGCGCCCGGCGTGGCCAGGTGCTGGAGCTGATCGCCGAGCCGAGCATCGCCGCCCAGGCCTTGCCGGTGTTGCTGGCGGCCATCGAGCAAGGACTGGGTGAAGAGGTCGAGCCCTTGCCGACCGTCGCGGCGCACGTGGATGTGTCGCAAGAGATCGCCGCACCGCTCAGCGCGCCAACTTCCGGCAGCCTGATCCAGGCGGTCGCCGCTGCCCCCGGGATCGCCATCGGTCCGGCCCATGTCCAGGTCCAGCAGAGCATCGACTATCCGCTGCGTGGTGAGTCCGCTGCCATTGAGCGCCAGCGGTTGCAGCGGGCCCTGGGCGAGGTGCGCGAGGACATCCAGGGGCTGATCCAGCGCAGCCAGGCCAAGGCCATCCGCGAGATCTTCATCACCCACCTGGAAATGCTCGACGACCCCGAGCTAGTGGACGAGGTGGACACCCGGCTCAAGCAGGGCGAAAGCGCCGAGGCCGCGTGGATGAGCGTGATCGAAGGCGCCGCCCGGCAACAGGAAGCCTTGCAGGATGCCTTGCTCGCCGAGCGCGCCGCCGACCTGCGGGACATCGGGCGCCGGGTGCTGGCCCAGCTCTGCGGCCTGGCGGCCCCGGTCGAGCCGGAGCAACCCTATATCCTGGTGATGGATGAGGTCGGCCCCTCGGACGTGGCCCGCCTGGACCCGGCCCGGGTGGCCGGCATTCTCACCGCCCGTGGCGGCGCCACGGCCCACAGTGCCATCGTCGCTCGGGCCCTGGGCATTCCGGCGCTGGTGGGCGCCGGCGCCGGGGTACTGTTGATTGCGTCCGGCACGGCGTTGCTGCTGGATGGCCAGCGCGGTCGCCTGCATGTCGACCCGGATCCGGCGACCCTGCAGCGTGCAGTCCAGGAGCGCGACAGCCGCGAGCAGCGGCTCAAGGCCGCCGCTGAACAGCGCCACCTGCCGGCCCAGACCCGTGACGGGCATGCGGTGGAGGTGTTTGCCAATATCGGTGCCAGCGCGGAGGTTGCCGCGGCCGTGGAGAACGGCGCCGAAGGCATCGGCCTGCTGCGCACCGAACTGATCTTCATGGCCCACCCCCAGGCCCCGGACGAAGCCACCCAGGAAGCCGAGTACCGCCGCGTGCTCGATGGCCTGGGCGGGCGGCCGCTGGTGGTGCGCACCCTCGACGTGGGCGGCGACAAACCGCTGCCCTACTGGCCGATCGCCCAGGAGGAAAACCCCTTCCTCGGCGTGCGCGGCATCCGCCTGACCCTGCAACGCCCGCAGATCATGGAAGCGCAGTTGCGGGCCCTGCTGCGCTCGGCCGACGACCGCCCGCTACGGATCATGTTCCCCATGGTCGGCAGCGTCGAGGAATGGCGCCAGGCCCGGGACATGACCGAGCGCCTGCGCCGGGAAATCCCCGTGGCCGACCTGCAGCTGGGGATCATGATCGAGGTGCCGTCGGCGGCCCTGCTGGCCCCGGTACTGGCCAAGGAAGTGGACTTCTTCAGTGTCGGCACCAACGACCTCACCCAGTACACCCTGGCCATCGATCGTGGCCATCCGACCCTCTCGGCCCAGGCCGACGGCCTGCACCCGGCGGTGCTGCAACTGATCGACATCACCGTGCGCGCCGCCCATGCCCACGGCAAGTGGGTCGGTGTGTGCGGCGAGCTGGCGGCCGACCCGCTGGCGGTGCCGGTGCTGGTGGGCCTGGGCGTGGATGAGCTGAGCGTCTCTGGGCGCAGCATCGCCGAGGTCAAGGCGCGCGTTCGCGAACTCGGCCTGGCCCAGGCCCGAACCCTTGCTCAACAGGCCCTGGCCGTTGGCAGCGCCAATGATGTGCGCGCCTTAGTGGAGGCCATGTAA
- a CDS encoding TatD family hydrolase gives MELIDSHTHLDFPDFDADRTALLADSRARGVGRMVVLGVYQDNWQRVWDLVQGDSQLYAAFGLHPVYLDDHQPADLQHLGDWLARLAGHRQLCAVGEIGLDYFLQHLDRERQQALFEAQLKLAADFQLPALLHVRRSHAAVIATLKRFKLQRGGIIHAFAGSREEAREYLKLGFKLGLGGAATWPQALRLRKLLAELPLESLVLETDSPDMAPAMYPNQRNSPQHLPEICAALAEIIGISAEHLASASTRNACEVFGWPSASL, from the coding sequence GTGGAGCTGATCGACAGCCACACCCACCTGGATTTTCCCGACTTCGACGCCGACCGCACGGCGCTGCTGGCCGACAGCCGCGCCCGGGGTGTCGGGCGGATGGTGGTGCTGGGGGTCTACCAGGACAACTGGCAGCGGGTCTGGGACCTGGTGCAAGGCGACTCGCAGCTATACGCGGCGTTCGGCCTGCACCCGGTGTACCTGGACGATCACCAGCCCGCCGACCTGCAGCACCTGGGCGACTGGCTGGCACGCCTGGCGGGGCATCGGCAGTTGTGCGCGGTGGGCGAGATCGGCCTGGACTACTTTCTCCAGCACCTGGACCGCGAGCGTCAGCAGGCGCTGTTCGAGGCCCAATTGAAGCTGGCGGCGGACTTCCAGCTACCGGCGCTGCTGCATGTGCGGCGCAGCCACGCAGCCGTGATCGCCACCCTGAAGCGCTTCAAGCTCCAGCGCGGCGGGATCATCCATGCCTTCGCCGGCAGCCGCGAGGAAGCCCGGGAATACCTCAAGCTGGGTTTCAAGCTGGGCCTGGGCGGCGCCGCGACCTGGCCCCAGGCCCTGCGCCTGCGCAAGTTGCTCGCCGAATTGCCCCTGGAATCCCTGGTGCTGGAGACCGACTCGCCGGACATGGCCCCGGCGATGTACCCCAACCAGCGCAACAGCCCCCAGCACCTGCCGGAAATCTGCGCGGCCCTGGCCGAGATCATCGGCATCAGCGCCGAGCACCTGGCCAGCGCCAGCACCCGTAACGCTTGCGAAGTGTTCGGCTGGCCCTCAGCCAGCCTGTAG
- the pfkB gene encoding 1-phosphofructokinase, giving the protein MAKILTLTLNPALDLTVPLARLEVGQVNRSEALHVHAAGKGVNVAQVLADLGHRLTVSGFLGAGNPQAFDELFARRGFVDAFVRVPGETRSNIKLAEADGRVTDVNGPGPQVDEVAQQALLARLEQIAPGHDAVVVAGSLPQGVSPQWFQALLLRLKAMGLKLALDTSGAALRAGLAAGPWLVKPNGEELADALGRPVASPADQAGAARQLQAQGIEHVVVSHGADGVHWFAADQALQALPPKVAVVSTVGAGDSLLAGVLHGLLAGQDAAQALRTATAIAAMAVTQIGFGIGDRAQLARLEQGVRVQPLAEQ; this is encoded by the coding sequence ATGGCGAAGATTCTCACCCTGACCCTCAACCCGGCACTGGATCTGACCGTGCCCCTGGCGCGCCTGGAGGTGGGGCAGGTCAACCGCAGCGAGGCCCTGCACGTGCATGCCGCCGGCAAGGGGGTGAACGTGGCCCAGGTCCTGGCTGACCTGGGCCATCGCCTGACCGTCAGCGGTTTTCTCGGCGCCGGCAATCCCCAGGCCTTCGATGAGTTGTTCGCCCGTCGTGGGTTCGTCGACGCCTTCGTCCGCGTGCCGGGGGAAACCCGCAGCAACATCAAGCTGGCCGAGGCCGATGGGCGCGTTACCGACGTCAACGGCCCCGGTCCGCAGGTCGACGAAGTCGCTCAGCAGGCGCTGCTGGCGCGCCTGGAGCAGATCGCCCCCGGGCATGACGCGGTGGTGGTCGCCGGCAGCCTGCCCCAGGGCGTGAGCCCGCAGTGGTTCCAGGCCCTGCTGCTGCGCCTGAAGGCCATGGGCCTGAAGCTGGCCCTGGACACCAGCGGTGCGGCCTTGCGTGCCGGGCTGGCGGCCGGGCCGTGGCTGGTCAAGCCCAATGGCGAGGAACTGGCCGATGCCCTGGGCCGGCCGGTGGCTTCGCCGGCTGACCAGGCTGGCGCTGCACGCCAGTTGCAGGCCCAGGGGATCGAGCATGTGGTGGTCTCCCACGGCGCCGACGGCGTCCACTGGTTCGCCGCCGACCAAGCCTTGCAGGCGCTGCCGCCCAAGGTTGCGGTGGTCAGTACGGTGGGCGCCGGCGACTCGTTGCTGGCCGGGGTGCTGCACGGCCTGCTCGCCGGCCAGGACGCCGCCCAGGCCCTGCGCACGGCCACGGCCATCGCCGCCATGGCGGTGACCCAGATCGGTTTCGGCATCGGCGACCGGGCACAACTGGCCCGCCTGGAACAGGGGGTGCGCGTGCAGCCCCTGGCAGAACAATAA
- the ampE gene encoding regulatory signaling modulator protein AmpE produces MSFLVLLLAVWIEKFSALRQKVQRDSGWLARLARMESSPRLAGHPWGVLGLLVLLPVVVLGLLLLVLQPVAYGLLALPVHLLVVIYALGRGDLLGGLGPFRDAWRREDLQAALHVAKRDLGICADTGEQLLERVQGHLLWQAYQSFFAVIFWYFLLGPVAALSYRLLALAAEHGKNPALVERAAQLRHAFDWLPVRLLAASFALVGNFVAVGRVMLHELLNWHIGAAQLVEKVGLVAGEIPPPVTGPEGINSLDRIWELLLRAAVLWYAGFALYTVLI; encoded by the coding sequence ATGAGTTTTCTGGTGTTGCTGCTGGCCGTGTGGATCGAGAAGTTCTCGGCCCTGCGTCAGAAAGTGCAGCGCGACAGCGGGTGGCTGGCGCGCCTGGCGCGGATGGAGTCGAGCCCGCGCCTGGCCGGGCATCCGTGGGGAGTGCTGGGGTTGCTGGTGCTGCTGCCGGTGGTGGTGCTCGGCCTGCTGTTGCTGGTATTGCAACCGGTAGCCTATGGCCTGTTGGCATTGCCGGTACACCTGCTCGTGGTGATCTATGCCCTGGGCCGCGGCGACTTGCTCGGCGGCCTGGGCCCCTTTCGCGATGCCTGGCGGCGCGAGGACCTGCAAGCGGCGCTGCACGTGGCCAAGCGTGACCTGGGCATTTGCGCCGACACCGGCGAGCAGTTGCTGGAGCGGGTCCAGGGCCATCTCTTGTGGCAGGCCTACCAGAGCTTCTTCGCGGTCATTTTCTGGTACTTCCTGCTGGGCCCGGTCGCGGCGCTGAGCTACCGCCTGCTGGCGCTGGCCGCCGAGCACGGCAAGAACCCGGCCCTGGTGGAGCGCGCGGCGCAGCTGCGGCATGCCTTTGACTGGCTGCCCGTGCGGCTCCTGGCGGCAAGCTTCGCCCTGGTGGGCAACTTCGTCGCAGTGGGCCGGGTGATGCTCCACGAGTTGCTCAACTGGCATATCGGTGCGGCGCAACTGGTGGAAAAGGTCGGCCTGGTGGCGGGAGAAATTCCACCACCGGTGACCGGGCCGGAAGGCATCAACAGCCTCGATCGCATCTGGGAGCTGCTGCTGCGGGCCGCGGTGCTCTGGTACGCCGGGTTCGCCCTGTACACCGTGCTCATCTGA
- a CDS encoding methyl-accepting chemotaxis protein yields MKSLLYPAVALMNRLSFGMKFSLISVLFFVPMLVTNFYLVRDSYREFQGTRVELQSLDLLGSSLALRRDLETLNNQVQINAGLGQSGKAGDLESKIVAQERLVLERLQAMHAVTTDPQQVEIFNAKRDELVAAFKTQQAESSLLNKSGLIGKLLGSAQLLSQIIASQSGLSRDAQGDIRQLSELITGVTPQVTQVLGEGRAMGAFSLGQGFLNSSSSTRFDELLVQIEKLQAEYGLKLQDALGSSRAAHDALDGAANASKGSLKQASELFEEQVVMAETLEAPWPAFYEQVSQLMGQTYQLNESTLKFLDVELQKRLAQNRSHMVLLVAALALVFLSIVYLYGGFYASTRTTLRRLGAMMDKVAAGDMTVTFTAHSRDELGELGSLFNGTVLKIHDLIERVGHTVSEVERQAGQVQSVSAQSNQAVAGQRSQIEQVATAMNQMSATSQEVARSAAAAVSSAHSVNDETVSGRGLVESQQGSIARLASEIDQSVLVINQLASDSQSISRVLEVIKSIAEQTNLLALNAAIEAARAGEQGRGFAVVADEVRTLAKRTQQSTEEIEDMIGKLHGGVSAAVKAMGTSHAMANGTVDQSEKVQQALENILGAVGMIVDQNQQIAAAVEQQTAVAHDIDQNIVEINRAGERTAEGAHQTEDASRQLAAQVVELKQLIGAFRV; encoded by the coding sequence GTGAAGAGCTTGCTCTATCCCGCTGTCGCGCTGATGAACCGCCTGAGCTTCGGCATGAAGTTCAGCCTGATCAGCGTGCTGTTCTTTGTACCCATGCTGGTGACCAACTTCTATCTGGTGCGCGATTCCTATCGCGAATTCCAGGGCACCCGGGTCGAACTGCAAAGCCTCGACCTGCTGGGCAGCAGCCTGGCGCTACGCCGAGACCTGGAAACCCTGAACAACCAGGTACAGATCAATGCCGGCCTCGGCCAGTCCGGCAAGGCCGGAGACCTTGAGAGCAAGATCGTCGCCCAGGAGCGCCTGGTGCTCGAGCGCCTGCAAGCCATGCACGCGGTGACCACCGACCCCCAGCAGGTGGAGATATTCAACGCCAAGCGCGACGAACTGGTGGCCGCCTTCAAGACCCAGCAAGCGGAAAGCTCGCTGCTGAACAAGAGCGGGCTGATCGGCAAGCTGCTGGGCAGCGCGCAGCTGCTCAGCCAGATCATCGCCAGCCAGTCGGGCCTCAGCCGTGACGCCCAGGGCGATATCCGCCAGCTCAGCGAACTGATCACCGGCGTCACTCCGCAGGTCACCCAGGTCCTGGGCGAGGGCCGGGCCATGGGTGCCTTCTCCCTGGGCCAGGGTTTCCTCAACTCCTCGTCCAGTACCCGTTTCGACGAGCTGCTGGTGCAGATCGAAAAACTCCAGGCCGAGTATGGCCTCAAGCTGCAGGATGCCCTGGGTTCCAGCCGGGCCGCCCACGACGCCCTCGATGGCGCGGCCAATGCCAGCAAGGGCAGCCTCAAGCAAGCCAGCGAGCTGTTCGAAGAGCAGGTGGTGATGGCCGAGACCCTGGAGGCGCCCTGGCCGGCGTTCTACGAGCAGGTCAGCCAGCTGATGGGCCAGACCTACCAGCTCAACGAAAGCACCCTGAAGTTCCTCGATGTCGAACTGCAAAAGCGCCTGGCGCAGAACCGCAGCCACATGGTGCTGCTGGTGGCGGCCCTGGCCCTGGTGTTCCTGTCGATCGTCTATCTCTATGGCGGCTTCTATGCCTCGACCCGCACCACCCTGCGGCGCCTCGGCGCCATGATGGACAAAGTGGCGGCCGGCGACATGACCGTCACCTTCACCGCCCACAGCCGTGACGAACTGGGGGAGTTGGGCAGCCTGTTCAACGGCACGGTGCTGAAGATCCATGACCTGATCGAGCGGGTCGGCCATACCGTCAGCGAAGTCGAGCGCCAGGCCGGGCAAGTGCAGAGTGTCTCGGCCCAGAGCAACCAGGCGGTGGCCGGCCAGCGCAGCCAGATCGAGCAGGTGGCCACGGCGATGAACCAGATGTCGGCCACCTCCCAGGAAGTGGCCCGCAGCGCCGCGGCGGCGGTCAGCAGTGCCCACAGCGTCAACGATGAAACCGTCAGCGGCCGGGGCCTGGTGGAATCCCAGCAGGGCAGCATCGCCCGGCTGGCCAGCGAGATCGACCAGTCGGTGCTGGTGATCAACCAGCTGGCCAGCGACAGCCAGTCCATCAGCCGGGTGCTGGAGGTGATCAAGAGCATCGCCGAGCAGACCAACCTGCTGGCCCTCAACGCCGCCATCGAGGCGGCCCGGGCCGGCGAGCAGGGGCGGGGTTTCGCCGTGGTGGCCGATGAGGTCAGGACCCTGGCCAAGCGCACCCAGCAGTCCACCGAAGAAATCGAAGACATGATCGGCAAGCTGCATGGCGGGGTCAGTGCAGCGGTCAAGGCCATGGGCACCAGCCATGCCATGGCCAATGGCACGGTCGACCAGTCGGAGAAGGTCCAGCAAGCCCTGGAAAACATCCTCGGCGCGGTGGGCATGATCGTTGACCAGAACCAGCAGATCGCCGCGGCAGTGGAGCAGCAGACGGCCGTGGCCCACGACATCGACCAGAACATCGTCGAGATCAACCGCGCCGGTGAACGTACCGCCGAAGGCGCCCACCAGACCGAAGATGCCAGTCGCCAGCTCGCAGCCCAGGTGGTCGAGCTCAAGCAGTTGATCGGCGCGTTCCGGGTCTGA
- the cra gene encoding catabolite repressor/activator: MKLSDIARLAGVSVTTASYVINGKAEQQRISSATVERVRAVVEEHGFTPNPQAAGLRSRHTRTLGFILPDLENPSYARIAKLLEQGARARGYQLLIASSDDAPDSERQLLQLFRARRCDALFVASCLPPEDDSYQQLQAQGLPIIAIDRVMPAGQFCSVISDDLQASLQLTQSLLQPEPRQIVLIGARPELGISHERAAGFRQALQGFGGEVLIEHGEAFSRDCGRQLMEELLQRLGHLPDALVTTSYVLLQGVFDALHDFPLKSRPLRLGTFGDTQLLDFLPLPVNAMAQQHALIAEKALHLALAAIEEGHYQPGVQAIARTFKQRIQQG, from the coding sequence TTGAAACTCAGTGATATAGCTCGATTGGCCGGTGTGTCCGTCACCACCGCCAGTTACGTCATCAACGGCAAGGCCGAACAGCAACGCATCAGCAGCGCCACCGTGGAACGGGTACGGGCGGTTGTCGAGGAACACGGCTTCACCCCCAACCCACAGGCGGCCGGCCTGCGCAGCCGCCACACCCGGACCCTGGGTTTCATTCTCCCGGACCTGGAGAACCCCAGCTACGCGCGTATCGCCAAATTGCTGGAGCAAGGGGCGCGAGCCCGGGGCTACCAGTTGCTGATCGCCAGCTCCGACGATGCGCCGGACAGCGAGCGGCAACTGCTGCAGCTGTTTCGCGCGCGTCGCTGTGACGCGCTGTTCGTCGCCAGCTGCCTGCCGCCCGAAGACGACAGCTACCAGCAATTGCAGGCCCAGGGCTTGCCGATCATTGCCATTGACCGGGTGATGCCAGCCGGGCAGTTCTGTTCGGTGATCAGCGATGACCTGCAAGCCAGCCTGCAACTGACCCAGAGCCTGCTGCAACCCGAGCCCCGGCAGATCGTGCTGATCGGCGCTCGCCCGGAGCTGGGCATCAGCCATGAACGGGCTGCGGGTTTCCGCCAGGCCCTGCAAGGCTTCGGCGGCGAGGTGCTGATCGAGCATGGCGAGGCCTTCAGCCGCGATTGCGGCCGGCAGTTGATGGAGGAGTTGCTGCAGCGCCTGGGCCACCTGCCCGATGCCCTGGTGACCACCTCCTATGTGCTGCTGCAAGGGGTGTTCGATGCCCTGCACGACTTCCCGCTCAAGTCTCGGCCACTGCGCCTGGGTACCTTTGGCGATACTCAGTTGCTGGATTTCCTGCCGCTGCCGGTCAATGCCATGGCCCAGCAACACGCGTTGATCGCTGAAAAGGCCCTGCACCTGGCCCTGGCCGCCATCGAGGAAGGGCATTACCAACCCGGCGTGCAGGCCATCGCCCGGACCTTCAAGCAGCGTATCCAGCAGGGCTGA
- a CDS encoding PTS fructose-like transporter subunit IIB, producing the protein MKLAIVTACPNGMVTSVLCARLLDAAAQRQGWSTSVEVHDPARPERQLSAAILSAAEWVLVVSSGPVDLSRFVGKRVYRSSPSQALQDVDALLRRGAEQAQVLTAAEEPLESAPSIEQSTPRVVAITACPTGVAHTFMAAEALQQAAKRLGYQLQVETQGSVGARNPLSAEAIAEADVVLLAADIEVATERFAGKRIYRCGTGVALKQAEATLDKALAEGRPESVASDAQAPAKQDKAGVYKHLLTGVSFMLPMVVAGGLMIALSFVFGITAYKEEGTLAAALMQIGGDTAFKLMVPLLAGYIAYSIADRPGLAPGMIGGLLASTLGAGFIGGIVAGFLAGYAAKVINRYLQLPQGLEALKPILIIPLLASLFTGLVMIYVVGKPVAGMLGALTHFLDSMGTTNAILLGVLLGAMMCVDLGGPINKAAYAFSVGLLASQSYASMAAAMAAGMVPPIGLGIATFIARRKFVQTEREAGKAALVLGLCFISEGAIPFAAKDPLRVIPASIAGGALTGALSMYFGCKLMAPHGGLFVMLIPNAINHGVLYLLAIVAGSLLTAGVYAVVRRGDMGVEPESGVGQVDGAA; encoded by the coding sequence ATGAAGTTAGCCATCGTTACTGCCTGCCCCAACGGCATGGTCACCAGCGTGCTCTGCGCACGCCTGCTGGACGCCGCGGCCCAGCGCCAGGGCTGGAGCACCAGCGTCGAGGTCCACGACCCGGCCCGTCCGGAACGCCAGCTGTCCGCGGCCATCCTGTCTGCCGCCGAGTGGGTGCTGGTGGTCAGCAGCGGGCCTGTGGATCTGTCGCGTTTCGTCGGCAAGCGGGTCTATCGCAGCAGCCCGTCCCAGGCCTTGCAGGATGTGGATGCCCTGCTGCGCCGTGGCGCCGAGCAAGCCCAGGTGCTCACGGCTGCCGAAGAGCCGCTCGAGTCCGCGCCCAGCATCGAACAGTCAACCCCACGGGTGGTGGCGATCACTGCTTGCCCCACCGGCGTGGCCCACACCTTCATGGCCGCCGAGGCCTTGCAGCAGGCGGCCAAGCGCCTGGGTTACCAGCTGCAAGTGGAAACCCAGGGTTCGGTGGGCGCGCGCAATCCGCTGAGCGCCGAGGCCATCGCCGAAGCCGACGTGGTGCTGCTGGCGGCGGACATCGAAGTGGCCACCGAACGCTTTGCCGGCAAGCGCATCTATCGCTGCGGCACCGGGGTGGCGTTGAAGCAGGCCGAGGCGACCCTGGACAAGGCGCTGGCCGAGGGGCGGCCGGAGTCCGTGGCCAGTGACGCCCAGGCGCCGGCCAAGCAGGACAAGGCCGGGGTCTACAAGCACCTGCTGACCGGGGTTTCGTTCATGCTGCCGATGGTGGTGGCGGGCGGCTTGATGATCGCCCTGTCGTTCGTCTTCGGCATCACTGCGTACAAGGAGGAGGGCACCCTGGCCGCGGCCTTGATGCAGATCGGTGGTGATACCGCCTTCAAGCTGATGGTGCCGTTGCTGGCCGGCTACATCGCCTACTCCATCGCCGACCGGCCGGGGCTGGCCCCGGGGATGATCGGCGGCCTGTTGGCCAGCACCCTGGGCGCGGGGTTCATCGGCGGTATCGTCGCCGGGTTCCTGGCCGGGTACGCAGCCAAGGTGATCAACCGTTACCTGCAATTGCCCCAGGGCCTGGAGGCCCTGAAGCCGATCCTGATCATCCCGTTGCTGGCCAGCCTGTTCACCGGCCTGGTGATGATCTACGTGGTGGGCAAGCCGGTGGCGGGAATGCTCGGAGCCCTGACCCATTTCCTCGACAGCATGGGCACCACCAACGCGATCCTGCTGGGTGTGTTGCTGGGGGCGATGATGTGTGTGGATCTGGGCGGGCCGATCAACAAGGCGGCCTATGCGTTTTCGGTGGGGCTGCTGGCGTCCCAGAGTTATGCGTCGATGGCCGCAGCGATGGCGGCAGGGATGGTGCCGCCCATTGGCTTGGGCATCGCCACGTTCATCGCCCGGCGCAAGTTCGTCCAGACCGAGCGGGAGGCGGGCAAGGCGGCACTGGTGCTGGGGTTGTGCTTTATCTCCGAAGGGGCGATTCCGTTCGCCGCCAAGGACCCGTTGCGGGTGATTCCGGCGAGCATTGCCGGTGGGGCGTTGACCGGGGCCTTGTCGATGTATTTTGGCTGCAAGCTGATGGCGCCCCATGGGGGATTGTTCGTGATGCTGATTCCGAATGCGATCAATCATGGGGTGTTGTATTTGCTGGCGATCGTGGCGGGGAGTTTGTTGACGGCGGGGGTGTATGCGGTGGTGAGGCGGGGGGATATGGGGGTGGAGCCGGAGTCTGGGGTGGGGCAGGTGGACGGGGCGGCCTGA